One Purpureocillium takamizusanense chromosome 1, complete sequence genomic window carries:
- a CDS encoding uncharacterized protein (SECRETED:SignalP(1-25~SECRETED:cutsite=ASA-SA~SECRETED:prob=0.2561)) encodes MKASATSIIAILAGMAMAYPSSASASASAPSPKLNDPLEGPFCEKDLDCGGCILNTYTNKYHCSRCLQNPTLFIGAQDRDKKRCFTDPVRDNEAAERYLAKLTEEAKKVAKTAA; translated from the exons ATGAAGGCCTCCGCCAccagcatcatcgccatcttggccggcatggccatggcttacccatcgtcggcgtcggcgtcggcgtcggccccCTCGCCAAAGTTGAACGACCCTCTGGAGGGCCCTTTTTGCGAAAAGGACCTCGACTGCGGAGGATGTATTCTCAACACCTACACGAACAAGTATCATTGCTCGCGATGCCTGCAGAACCCCACCCTCTTCATCGGGGCCCAGGATCGCGACAAGAAGCGCTGCTTCACGGATCCAGTCCGCGATAATGAGGCGGCCGAAAGA TACTTGGCCAAG CTCACCGAAGAA GCAAAGAAGGTAGCAAAGACCGCCGCCTAG
- a CDS encoding uncharacterized protein (SECRETED:SignalP(1-24~SECRETED:cutsite=AHA-VP~SECRETED:prob=0.1253)), giving the protein MRFSTIVVASSGLAAAAAAAAAHAVPKHGNLYIRQMGARHAAAAAAPTPPAVLNGGGAVSVPEGCPAAVAVVTSTTTIDITVYMKPTMAAEQAPPPPPPLPTEPFHPDAPPAPVVAQPLPTEPFHPDQAAPPPPPPPAPTEEPCEDDDVDDGGNGGGLSVDVSDGDPLIDLNMGDSLHITA; this is encoded by the exons ATGCGATTCTCAACCATTGTCGTGGCATCATcaggcctcgccgccgccgccgccgccgccgccgcccacgccgtgcCCAAGCATGGCAACCTTTACATCAGACAG ATGGGTGCCAGGcacgcagcagccgccgccgcccccacgccgccagccgtcctcaacggcggcggcgccgtgtccgTCCCCGAGggctgcccggccgccgtcgccgtcgtcacgtcgaccaccaccatcgaCATCACCGTCTACATGAAGCCCACGatggccgccgagcaggcgccgccgccgccaccaccgctgcccACGGAGCCCTTCCATCCTGATGCGCCACCTGCCCCCGTTGTCGCCCAGCCGCTCCCGACAGAGCCGTTTCACCCCGATCAGgctgccccgccgccgccgccgccgccagctcccaCCGAGGAGCCgtgcgaggacgacgatgtcgacgacggcggtaATGGCGGTGGTCTCTCGGTCGACGTTAGCGACGGGGACCCGCTCATCGACCTAAACATGGGAGATTCGCTGCATATCACCGCCTGA
- the SSK2 gene encoding Mitogen-activated protein kinase kinase kinase (EggNog:ENOG503NVEY~BUSCO:EOG092605FC~COG:T) — translation MADSSPRAVRFSGGEDELQPERPQGRRRSMVVHLETEDSSPGSDAADPHASERRDELGDLDARYVDGASVSQLSPSAAMNGTAPKGQWSAPAAGDEATGYPNGTRPQRPLAPARTPSSTYNPATSRKPGMQQQQQQQQQQQTQQQTQQTQQQQQQQQPPAPQQTQQVPAASFVESIRSTSKTRPRPSESRFRAQERAYVQKLRQDYSGEYFTSYQTINGNDSDSEGETPSSDTPYDDRLDQETIMFYGNDDLQPTEEDTKDPEKRERLEWHGMLEAVLTGDVVRQEKKRLIGSADQQAGKLAHKSELWLGVRADSCGRRLPVQRRMVEEARATLDRTLDEIINFQVKGESEVGKPPYEQVKDVVRKIEKCESLYPSWDALAADHKVADSPMFHEAYNAIFSWYNTNEMINTELSILKKWVGNDELDFSRTKQRSPAVDGITSDETSFLDRLMKEDGLQSLYNDDERSTQKGMLRPISSIISKVKETLIENSTPFQKRHLPPYLEELLTLISFPSRLIEEITKTRLEYARRVKETAQQNPLMQDQMISQFQLLLKFAIRIKLEYLAIESPEQGWELPPCIDETFDQVVLDALKYYFKMLNWKLSGNKNTFKEAELLFQEWDFANYIGSHLQGGHIEVAEQFSSLTFKALNRLSQTFEKELQVKPKESASEMSKRYKACLDSVRVRQRMLQRFSRMLSDNYEHASDFSISFTPDAMQKFYDHLVASGHFRVDTGIYEKQGTYILASPQLHGRLEDIQAMMAITSKEHFPEEYGERYLLVLRPEDTFNWFGDVVQVSLREQSIDLKRGQVRLCASSSHALPEARRNFLDAVDMHVDLLQESRSNIHKVNTRLLEIRRVAYKLSNTFMDSVEVIRKQTQGKDCQELIQTCFVFATEFGQRSLLYMDSNRRQMNNFKLTKLALDWVSFICNDCIASDRKTFRWAVLALEFAMGMTRGRHILALGEDEYEKLRGKVGGCMSLLISHFDIMGARSNLAAQAEKEKIEQLVGQFRKLDKNRMLSDDEASLCITEQRLEQLDKVDEYRQEKEGERRALGRVLETNNEADRSLAYLSSSATHVSMRWQQGHFVGGGTFGNVYAAMNLDLGQLMAVKEIRLQDPKLIPQIAEKIREEMGVLEVLDHPNIVSYHGIEVHRDRVYLFMEFCSGGSLAGLLEHGRIEDEQVIIFYALQLLEGLVYLHERGIAHRDIKPENILLNHNGIIKYVDFGAAKVIARQGRTLAADVHATKPNKSMTGTPMYMSPEVIKGENPGRAGAVDIWSLGCVILEMATGRRPWANLDNEWAIMYNIAQGNPPQLPSPDQLGPDGIDFLKKCFMRDPKERPSAVELLQHEWVLAVRNQVVDPMTPSDTSASAQSTPLLTSTSSRGSAGLESQ, via the exons ATGGccgactcgtcgccgcgtgccgtgcgcttctcgggcggcgaggacgagctaCAGCCCGAGCGGCCCCAgggtcgccggcgctccaTGGTCGTTCACCTCGAGACCGAGGATTCGTCCCCGGGCTCCGATGCCGCCGATCCGCACGCCagcgagcgccgcgacgagctcggcgacctcgacgcccgctaCGTCGACGGGGCGTCTGTGTCACAGCTGTCGCCAAGCGCCGCCATGAACGGCACGGCACCCAAGGGCCAGTGGTCCGCCCCTGCCGCAGGGGACGAGGCGACCGGCTATCCCAACGGGACCCGGCCGCAGAGGCCCCTGGCTCCGGCTCGGACGCCGTCCAGCACGTACAACCCCGCCACCTCGCGCAAGCCCGgaatgcagcagcagcagcagcagcagcagcaacagcagacgcagcagcagactcAACAgacgcaacagcagcagcagcagcaacagccgccggcgccgcagcagacgcaGCAAGTTCCCGCCGCTTCGTTCGTCGAGTCCATCCGCTCGACCTCCAAgacgcgcccgcggccgagcgAGAGCAGGTTCCGCGCCCAGGAGCGGGCCTACGTGCAGAAACTCCGCCAGGACTACTCGGGTGAGTACTTCACGTCGTACCAGACCATCAACGGAAacgactcggactcggaggGGGAAACGCCCTCCTCCGACACGCCCTACGACGACCGGCTCGACCAAGAGACAATCATGTTCtacggcaacgacgacctACAACCGACCGAGGAGGACACAAAAGACCCGGAGAAGCGCGAGCGGCTCGAGTGGCACGGCATGCTCGAGGCCGTTCTGACGGGCGACGTGGTCCggcaggagaagaagcgtcTCATCGGCTCTGCCGaccagcaggcaggcaagtTGGCGCACAAGTCGGAACTATGGCTGGGGGTCCGCGCGGATTcgtgcggccgccgcttgcCCGTGCAGCGGCGTATGGTCGAGGAGGCACGCGCCACACTCGACCGTACCCTGGACGAGATCATCAACTTCCAGGTCAAGGGCGAGAGCGAGGTTGGCAAGCCCCCGTAcgagcaggtcaaggacGTGGTCAGGAAAATCGAAAAGTGCGAGAGCCTGTATCCCTCGTGGGATGCCCTGGCAGCCGACCACAAGGTGGCCGACTCGCCCATGTTTCACGAGGCCTACAACGCCATCTTTTCGTGGTACAACACCAACGAGATGATCAACACGGAGCTCTCGATCCTCAAGAAGTGGGtcggcaacgacgagctcgacttTTCGCGCACCAAGCAGCGATCGCCGGCCGTCGATGGCATTACCTCGGACGAGACGTCCTTTTTGGACCGGCTGATGAAGGAGGACGGGCTGCAGTCCTTGtacaacgacgacgaacgaTCGACCCAAAAGGGCATGCTGCGGCCCATCTCGTCCATCATcagcaaggtcaaggagacCCTCATTGAGAACTCGACCCCTTTCCAGAAGCGCCACCTGCCGCCGTACCTGGAGGAGCTCCTGACACTCATCAGCTTCCCGTCTCGCCTCATCGAGGAGATCACCAAGACGCGCCTCGAGTACGCTCGACGGGTCAAGGAGACGGCGCAGCAGAACCCCCTGATGCAGGACCAGATGATTTCTCAGTTTCAACTGCTTCTCAAGTTTGCCATCAGGATCAAGCTCGAGTACCTTGCGATTGAGAGCCCCGAACAAGGGTGGGAGTTGCCGCCGTGCATCGACGAGACCTTTGACcaggtcgtcctcgacgctctCAAGTACTACTTCAAGATGCTCAACTGGAAGCTCAGCGGGAACAAGAACACGttcaaggaggccgagctcCTGTTTCAGGAGTGGGACTTTGCCAACTACATCGGAAGCCACCTGCAGGGCGGCCAcatcgaggtcgccgagcagTTCAGCTCGCTCACCTTTAAGGCGCTCAACCGTCTGAGCCAGACGTTTGAGAAGGAACTGCAGGTGAAGCCAAAGGAGAGCGCCAGCGAGATGAGCAAGCGGTACAAGGCGTGCCTGGACTCGGTTCGCGTCCGGCAACGCATGCTTCAGCGGTTCTCGAGGATGCTGAGCGACAACTACGAGCATGCCTCGGACTTTAGCATATCCTTCACCCCGGACGCGATGCAAAAGTTTTACGACCACTTGGTGGCCTCGGGTCACTTCCGCGTCGACACGGGCATCTATGAGAAGCAGGGCACCTACATCctggcgtcgccgcagctgcaCGGCCGGTTGGAGGACATAcaggccatgatggccatCACATCCAAAGAACACTTCCCCGAGGAGTACGGGGAGCGCTATCTCCTCGTGCTGCGGCCAGAAGATACCTTCAACTGGTTTGGCGACGTGGTGCAGGTCTCGCTGCGAGAGCAGAGCATCGACTTGAAGCGCGGACAGGTGCGGCTCTGCGCATCCAGCTCGCACGCCCTgcccgaggcgcggcggaaCTTCCTAGACGCCGTGGACATGCACGTCGATCTTTTGCAGGAGTCGAGGTCCAACATCCACAAGGTCAACACGAGGCTGCTGGAGATTCGCAGAGTCGCCTACAAGCTGTCCAACACGTTCATGGACAGCGTCGAGGTGATCCGGAAGCAGACCCAAGGCAAGGACTGTCAGGAGCTGATTCAGACGTGCTTCGTCTTTGCGACCGAGTTTGGTCAGCGCTCGCTGCTGTACATGGACAGCAACAGGCGGCAGATGAACAACTTCAAGCTGACAaagctcgccctcgactgGGTGAGCTTCATCTGCAACGACTGCATCGCGTCGGACCGCAAGACATTTCGGtgggcggtgctggcgctcGAGTTCGCCATGGGCATGACGCGCGGCCGGCACATCCTGGCgctcggcgaagacgagTACGAGAAGCTGCGGGGCAAGGTGGGCGGGTGCATGTCGCTGCTCATCTCGCACTTCGACATCATGGGCGCGAGGTCGAacctggcggcgcaggcggagaaggagaagattGAGCAGCTCGTGGGTCAATTTAGGAAGCTCGACAAGAACAGAATGCtctcggacgacgaggcatcgCTGTGCATCACGGAGCAGCGcctggagcagctcgacaaggTGGACGAGTACCggcaggagaaggagggggagcggcgggcgttgggCAGGGTGCTGGAGACGAACAACGAGGCGGACCGGTCGCTGGCGTACctgtcgtcctcggcgacgcacGTGTCGATGCGGTGGCAGCAGGGGCACTTTGTGGGAGGCGGCACGTTTGGCAACGTGTACGCGGCCATGAACCTCGACCTGGGCCAGCTGATGGCGGTCAAGGAGATTCGGCTGCAGGACCCCAAGCTGATTCCGCAGATTGCGGAGAAGATCCGGGAGGAGATGGGGgtgctcgaggtgctcgaccACCCCAACATTGTGTCGTACCACGGCATCGAGGTGCACCGAGACCGCGTCTACCTGTTTATGGAGTTTTGCTCGGGCGGCTcgctggccgggctgctggaGCACGGGCGgatcgaggacgagcaggtcaTCATCTTTtacgcgctgcagctgctggagggCCTGGTGTATCTGCACGAGAGGGGCATCGCGCACCGTGACATTAAGCCCGAGA ACATCCTGCTCAACCACAACGGCATCATCAAGTACGTCGACTTTGGGGCGGCCAAGGTGATTGCGCGGCAGGGACGGACGCTGGCGGCAGACGTGCACGCGACCAAGCCCAACAAGTCGATGACGGGAACGCCCATGTACATGTCGCCCGAGGTGATCAAGGGCGAGAACCCGGGACGGGCGGGGGCCGTGGACATTTGGTCGCTGGGATGCGTGATCCTGGAgatggcgacggggcggcggccgtgggccAACCTCGACAACGAGTGGGCCATCATGTACAACATCGCGCAGGGCAacccgccgcagctgccgtcgccggacCAGCTGGGGCCGGACGGCATCGACTTCCTCAAGAAGTGCTTCATGCGGGACCCCAAGGAGCGGCCGTCGGCAGTGGAGCTGCTCCAGCACGAATGGGTCCTGGCCGTCCGCAACCAAGTCGTGGACCCGATGACGCCGAGCGACACGAGCGCGTCAGCAcagtcgacgccgctgctgACAAGCACTTCGAGCCGAGGCAGCGCGGGGCTGGAGTCGCAGTAA
- a CDS encoding Cytidine deaminase (EggNog:ENOG503P5BF~COG:F~BUSCO:EOG09264RJL), translating to MPSPMVRSASSNAAVSSTCKSHGITPREFRQLRDSAVAAQDTAYCPYSKFRVGAALLLGRTGGQDDEVGEDEDEGGEGQETDDNNNSNPNIVMGANVENASYPVGTCAERVALGNAVTRPGGGRRRRGAKDAASGGFGFGFRALAVATDVSPPASPCGMCRQFIREFCGMEMPVIMFDKKDQYLVLTVEQLLPSSFGPNDLPAPGSADNTQTA from the exons ATGCCCAGCCCCATGGTCCGCTCGGCGTCCTCCAACGCagccgtctcgtcgacgtgcaAGAGCCACGGCATCACCCCGCGCGAGTtccggcagctgcgcgacagcgccgtcgcggcgcaggacACGGCCTACTGCCCGTACAGCAAGTTTCGCgtgggcgccgcgctgctgctcggccgcaCGGGGGGGCAGGATGACGAAGtgggcgaagacgaagacgaaggaggggaggggcaggagacggacgacaacaacaacagcaacccCAATATCGTCAtgggcgccaacgtcgaAAACGCCAGCTACCCCGTGGGGACGTGCGCGGAGCGCGTCGCGCTCGGCAACGCCGTCACCAggcctggcggcgggaggaggaggaggggggccaaggacgcggcgtcgggcgggtTCGGGTTCGGGTTCAGGGccctggccgtggcgacggaTGTGAGCCCGCCGGCGAGCCCGTGCGGCATGTGCCGGCAGTT CATCCGCGAGTTTTGTGGCATGGAGATGCCCGTCATCATGTTTGACAAGAAGGACCAGTACCTCGTCCTCACTGTCGAGCAG ctgctgccCTCTTCGTTTGGGCCCAACGACCTGCCCGCGCCTGGGTCGGCGGACAATACGCAGACGGCATGA